One part of the Dyadobacter sp. 676 genome encodes these proteins:
- a CDS encoding glycosyltransferase family 2 protein, protein MGLLGLPEWILPHLFTNKRFEDLTGSEIRALRERIGRFKDEEPEVSVVIPAWNEENNIYRTLSSLSASNTAYRVEIVVVNNNSTDGTQKVLDALGVRNYLQTVQGTPFARQMGLDHARGRFHLCADSDTFYPPDWIDLMVAPMANDPRITGVYGNYAFIPPPGQGRLGLWLYEKFAGLMIKIRKKNREYLNVYGFNMGFVTEVGRRTGGFKVSGSRVYANIVGSDFENEAEDGRMALNLKKEGDLKQVTSPKATVFTSPRRLLDDGSISRAFFNRARRQLQGMRDYLS, encoded by the coding sequence ATGGGTTTATTGGGCTTACCTGAATGGATTTTACCGCACCTTTTTACAAACAAGCGATTCGAAGACCTTACCGGGAGCGAAATCCGGGCGTTGCGGGAACGTATCGGCCGCTTCAAGGACGAAGAGCCGGAAGTTTCGGTGGTAATCCCCGCCTGGAACGAAGAGAACAATATCTATCGGACACTGTCGTCGCTTTCGGCCAGCAACACGGCATACAGGGTCGAAATCGTCGTTGTCAACAACAACTCTACCGATGGCACCCAGAAGGTGCTCGACGCGCTGGGCGTCCGCAATTACCTGCAAACCGTGCAGGGAACGCCATTTGCGCGGCAAATGGGCCTCGATCACGCCCGTGGCAGGTTCCACCTCTGCGCCGACTCCGACACGTTCTACCCGCCCGACTGGATCGATCTGATGGTGGCCCCGATGGCCAACGATCCCCGGATTACTGGCGTGTATGGCAACTACGCCTTCATTCCGCCTCCCGGGCAGGGACGGCTCGGCCTTTGGCTTTACGAAAAATTTGCAGGACTGATGATCAAAATCCGAAAGAAAAACCGGGAATACCTCAACGTCTATGGCTTCAATATGGGCTTCGTGACGGAAGTAGGCCGCCGGACGGGCGGTTTCAAGGTAAGTGGTTCCAGGGTTTATGCCAATATTGTCGGCAGTGATTTCGAAAACGAGGCCGAGGACGGCCGTATGGCGTTGAACCTCAAAAAAGAAGGCGACCTGAAACAGGTCACCAGCCCGAAAGCCACGGTTTTTACATCGCCGCGTCGCCTGCTCGACGACGGCAGCATTTCCAGGGCGTTTTTCAACCGGGCCAGGCGGCAATTGCAAGGCATGCGTGACTATCTCTCGTAA
- a CDS encoding glycosyltransferase, whose amino-acid sequence MQYQFPDTTLLITHYNRSGSLERLLATFESLECRFADIVVSDDGSRPEHLEKVRALGGRYNFRLVTTPENRGLGNNINKGQDAVQSEYTLYVQEDFQPSDIFPAHFRDALTFMREDSKWDIVRFYAYFAYPTLKPFKKGYSEMVYRFWDMNHLKFYCYSDHPHLRRSTFPEKFGRYPEGIKGDLTEYKMAVRFLQKKARAYFSTISQNCFTRKTHPTNPVP is encoded by the coding sequence ATGCAATACCAGTTTCCCGACACAACGTTGTTGATCACCCATTATAACCGCAGCGGCTCGCTCGAACGGCTGCTGGCGACTTTTGAGTCCCTGGAATGCCGGTTTGCCGACATCGTCGTGTCCGATGACGGCAGCAGGCCGGAACACCTCGAAAAAGTGCGGGCACTTGGCGGTCGTTACAACTTCCGGCTCGTTACCACGCCTGAAAACCGCGGCCTGGGCAATAATATCAACAAAGGCCAGGACGCCGTGCAATCGGAATACACATTATATGTACAGGAGGATTTCCAACCGTCCGACATTTTCCCCGCGCATTTCAGGGACGCGCTTACATTCATGCGCGAGGACTCGAAATGGGACATTGTCCGTTTTTACGCCTATTTCGCCTACCCGACGCTGAAACCATTCAAAAAAGGGTATTCGGAAATGGTGTACCGCTTTTGGGACATGAACCATCTGAAATTTTACTGTTACAGCGACCATCCTCACTTGCGGCGGAGCACTTTTCCGGAAAAATTCGGCCGGTACCCGGAAGGCATCAAAGGCGACCTGACCGAATACAAAATGGCTGTCCGTTTTTTGCAAAAAAAGGCAAGGGCCTATTTTTCAACGATTTCACAAAACTGTTTTACCAGAAAAACTCATCCGACGAACCCAGTACCATGA
- a CDS encoding glycosyltransferase has product MNKEYFFGEVTLLITHYNRSQSLEQLLLSFEALHCRFGDIVVSDDGSKAEHIDYLLRLQKKYGFRLITTPQNKGLGNNINKGQDAVQTPLTLYVQEDFTPTAIFPGSFVHALDIMREKPETDVVRFYAYFEYPYLRNHEHGYYQMDFRLWKPGYRKFYAYSDHPHLRRSNFFERFGRYAEGRKGDVTEYRMMMSFLKNKGKAYFYKDFTGLFVQKNSEAEPSTMRRNRLRESSNFFLTQMRHLYRHLKFNFDYLT; this is encoded by the coding sequence ATGAACAAGGAATATTTCTTCGGCGAAGTGACACTGCTCATTACGCATTACAACCGGAGCCAGTCGTTGGAACAGCTGCTCCTTTCGTTCGAAGCGCTGCATTGCCGCTTTGGCGACATTGTCGTGTCCGACGACGGCAGCAAGGCGGAGCACATCGATTACCTGCTCCGGTTACAGAAAAAATACGGGTTCAGGCTCATTACCACACCACAGAACAAAGGTTTAGGCAACAATATCAACAAAGGCCAGGATGCCGTACAGACGCCCCTGACGCTGTACGTGCAGGAGGATTTTACGCCCACCGCCATTTTTCCCGGCAGTTTCGTGCACGCGCTGGACATTATGCGGGAGAAACCGGAAACCGATGTGGTACGGTTTTACGCCTATTTCGAATATCCCTACCTGCGCAATCACGAGCACGGGTATTACCAGATGGATTTCCGCCTCTGGAAGCCCGGCTACCGCAAATTTTACGCGTACAGCGACCACCCGCACTTGCGCAGGAGCAACTTTTTTGAAAGGTTCGGGAGATACGCGGAAGGCCGGAAGGGTGATGTCACCGAGTACCGGATGATGATGTCGTTCCTTAAAAACAAGGGCAAAGCCTATTTTTACAAGGATTTCACCGGTTTGTTTGTACAGAAGAACTCCGAAGCGGAACCCAGCACGATGAGGAGAAACAGGCTCCGCGAAAGCAGTAACTTCTTCCTGACGCAAATGCGGCACCTTTACCGGCACCTGAAATTTAATTTTGACTACCTGACCTGA
- a CDS encoding ATP-binding protein yields the protein MPTSPRNDSFRWYYASIYLGLALIFGSQYFTYKNVRDLSLNNERLNVTIGVLNQTANFGLVTKDFQSNMRGYLITQSEQLLSDNYNKKIQLVGITDTLFNLVKTDPVQTGRVKELLHISGQIVAYSQNIISIYRTQGSDQAFAKIQEGEGIRLNNLLSRKINEIDDYEKHNLDQRRKLVSDTQQNSVMFIFVTGAVGFVLTILSIIFLNLDKRKQQLLQKEINEKERTVSQYLEAIPDGVMVINKERKIEVLNQSGREILGVEGERPETLEEQVKRLKLLDPTHYHVRFSADTLPVTRALQGEKLTGNKIDLVKNDKIYHLETNVQPVIGLDGGITSAITVFRDITERANYEAALEKARILAEKSVRVKDIFLSNVSHEIRTPLNAIIGFTNLLLGEVTDQKSLEYVGYIQYAGKNLLELINDILDFSKIEAGQVHLEKAPVSIRELADSISAIMHHRAVEKGIAYEAVLKEGLPEYIETDKLRLTQILLNVCGNAVKFTEHGSVKLCVTPVGEAVNNIQNIRFEVRDTGIGIPKDKIEEVFNRFVQATESTTRVFGGTGLGLSIVKSLVQLFDGTLNLESELGKGSVFTMDFPFKVVKNADRQEEIEQEIDINASVTSLHILAAEDNTLNQKLLKAIFERLNIPLTIVNNGQEALGKLREETFDMVLMDIQMPVMDGYTAIREIRRTISPHPSDHHHDGPRDGWRKRRMPEYRREQLYFETV from the coding sequence ATGCCGACCAGCCCCAGAAACGATTCATTCAGATGGTATTACGCGAGTATTTACCTTGGACTGGCACTCATTTTCGGTTCCCAGTATTTTACCTACAAGAACGTCCGCGATCTCTCGCTGAATAACGAGCGGCTGAATGTGACGATCGGCGTGTTGAACCAGACGGCCAATTTCGGGCTGGTAACCAAGGATTTCCAGTCGAATATGCGCGGGTACCTGATCACGCAGAGCGAGCAGCTGCTTTCGGACAATTACAATAAGAAAATCCAGCTCGTGGGCATTACCGACACGCTGTTCAACCTCGTCAAGACAGATCCGGTCCAGACGGGGCGGGTGAAGGAATTGCTGCATATTTCGGGGCAGATCGTCGCCTATTCGCAGAACATCATCAGCATTTACCGTACGCAGGGAAGCGACCAGGCATTCGCCAAAATCCAGGAAGGCGAAGGAATACGGCTCAATAACCTGCTCTCGCGCAAAATCAACGAAATAGACGATTATGAAAAACATAACCTGGACCAGCGGCGCAAGCTGGTTTCCGATACGCAGCAGAACTCGGTCATGTTCATTTTCGTCACCGGCGCCGTCGGGTTCGTACTCACGATCCTTTCCATTATTTTCCTGAACCTCGACAAACGCAAGCAGCAGCTTTTACAAAAGGAAATCAACGAAAAGGAACGGACTGTAAGCCAGTATCTCGAAGCCATCCCCGACGGCGTCATGGTGATCAATAAAGAACGGAAGATCGAGGTGTTGAACCAATCGGGCAGGGAAATCCTCGGTGTGGAGGGCGAAAGACCCGAAACACTCGAAGAACAGGTAAAACGCCTTAAGTTGCTCGACCCGACGCATTACCATGTACGTTTTTCGGCCGACACATTGCCTGTGACCCGTGCATTGCAGGGCGAAAAACTGACCGGCAACAAGATCGACCTGGTCAAGAACGACAAAATTTACCACCTTGAAACAAATGTACAGCCGGTAATCGGTCTCGACGGCGGGATTACCAGCGCCATTACTGTTTTCAGGGACATTACCGAACGCGCCAATTACGAGGCAGCGCTGGAAAAAGCGCGCATCCTGGCCGAAAAGTCGGTGCGCGTAAAGGACATTTTCCTTTCCAATGTAAGTCACGAGATCCGGACGCCGCTGAATGCGATCATCGGGTTTACAAACCTGCTCCTGGGCGAGGTAACCGACCAGAAGAGCCTCGAATATGTAGGTTATATTCAATATGCGGGCAAAAACCTGCTCGAACTTATCAACGACATTCTCGACTTCTCGAAGATCGAGGCCGGGCAGGTGCACCTGGAAAAAGCGCCCGTGTCCATCCGGGAACTTGCCGATTCGATTTCAGCGATTATGCACCACCGCGCGGTCGAAAAAGGCATTGCTTACGAGGCTGTTCTCAAAGAAGGCCTGCCGGAATACATCGAAACCGACAAGCTGCGGCTGACACAGATATTGCTCAATGTATGTGGCAATGCTGTCAAATTCACCGAGCATGGCAGTGTAAAACTCTGTGTCACGCCCGTCGGCGAAGCGGTGAACAACATCCAGAATATCCGTTTCGAGGTCAGGGATACCGGCATAGGCATTCCAAAGGACAAGATCGAGGAGGTCTTCAACCGGTTCGTACAGGCCACCGAAAGCACAACGCGGGTATTCGGCGGGACCGGACTGGGGCTGAGCATCGTAAAATCCCTCGTACAACTTTTTGACGGCACGTTAAATCTGGAAAGCGAATTGGGCAAAGGTTCGGTATTCACGATGGATTTCCCTTTCAAAGTGGTAAAGAACGCCGACCGTCAGGAGGAGATCGAGCAGGAGATCGATATCAATGCTTCGGTAACGTCGCTGCACATTCTAGCCGCGGAGGATAATACACTCAATCAGAAACTATTGAAGGCGATATTCGAACGCCTGAACATTCCGTTAACCATCGTCAACAATGGTCAGGAAGCACTCGGCAAGCTGCGCGAGGAAACCTTCGACATGGTGCTGATGGATATTCAAATGCCGGTAATGGACGGCTACACGGCCATCAGGGAGATCAGGCGGACCATTTCCCCCCACCCTTCCGATCATCACCATGACGGCCCACGCGATGGTTGGCGAAAAAGAAGAATGCCTGAGTATCGGCGCGAACAGCTATATTTCGAAACCGTTTAA
- a CDS encoding Hpt domain-containing protein encodes MVGEKEECLSIGANSYISKPFKESELLYAIAHLGNKENYGTSQSKDFAQQPPVTKMTDSILNLEYLTEITGGDQELRDELIAMFEKDSQVQLANIAGAARDNDPERLRQAIHKFRSSLFSVGLLNTANQYKELEAILKQGEWNSELDQKLTDLKAESETGLSQLKNLS; translated from the coding sequence ATGGTTGGCGAAAAAGAAGAATGCCTGAGTATCGGCGCGAACAGCTATATTTCGAAACCGTTTAAGGAAAGCGAACTTTTATACGCCATTGCACATCTTGGAAACAAGGAAAACTACGGAACATCACAAAGCAAAGACTTTGCTCAACAACCTCCTGTAACTAAAATGACAGACTCAATTCTCAATCTCGAGTACCTCACGGAAATCACCGGAGGCGACCAGGAGCTCCGCGACGAACTGATTGCCATGTTTGAAAAAGACAGCCAGGTCCAGCTCGCCAATATCGCCGGGGCAGCCCGGGACAATGATCCCGAGCGGCTCCGCCAGGCCATTCACAAATTCCGGTCATCGCTGTTTTCGGTAGGGTTACTGAACACCGCCAATCAGTACAAGGAACTGGAAGCCATTCTGAAACAAGGCGAATGGAATAGCGAGCTCGACCAGAAACTGACCGACCTGAAAGCCGAATCCGAAACGGGGCTGTCGCAGCTTAAAAACCTGTCGTAA
- a CDS encoding glycosyltransferase, which translates to MDIVITGQQAWDVEIGSNCKNIALEFAKNHRVLYVNSPLDRISLLKNGDDPKIVRRRAVVHGKADGLEEAGENLWILYPDKMIESINWLPDMLFDILNKRNNQLFAGSIARATRRLGFTNYIHFNDNDMFRSFFLKELLNPRLSIYYSRDFMLAVDYWRKHGARLEPRLIAKSDLCVTNSTYLANYCAGYNRHSYYVGQGCDLGIFMAGNETPEPADIRPIARPRIGYVGALQSIRLDMELLLYIAETRPGWNIVLVGPEDNEFLQSSLHKLPNVTFTGSRSIADLPAYINAFDVCLNPQLLNEVTIGNYPRKIDEYLAVGKPVVATATDAMSVFAGHVYLGKSKEDYVKLIERALAENSDELAAARRSFASSHTWENSVGEIYKAISKAGASL; encoded by the coding sequence ATGGACATTGTCATTACCGGGCAACAGGCCTGGGATGTTGAAATTGGAAGCAATTGCAAGAACATCGCGCTGGAGTTCGCCAAAAACCACAGGGTATTGTATGTCAATTCCCCGCTCGACCGCATCAGTCTGCTCAAAAATGGCGATGATCCCAAGATTGTCAGGCGGAGGGCGGTGGTTCACGGTAAGGCCGACGGTCTCGAAGAAGCGGGAGAGAACCTCTGGATCCTTTACCCCGACAAGATGATCGAGTCGATCAACTGGCTGCCGGACATGCTGTTCGATATTCTCAACAAAAGGAACAACCAGCTTTTCGCCGGTTCGATCGCCCGTGCAACGCGAAGGCTCGGTTTTACGAACTATATTCATTTCAACGACAATGATATGTTCCGGAGCTTTTTCCTGAAAGAACTGCTCAACCCCCGCCTTTCTATTTACTATTCCCGTGATTTTATGCTGGCCGTCGACTACTGGCGGAAGCACGGCGCGCGCCTGGAACCGCGGCTCATCGCCAAAAGCGACCTTTGCGTAACCAATTCCACCTACCTGGCCAACTATTGTGCCGGATACAACAGGCATTCTTACTACGTGGGCCAGGGTTGCGACCTCGGCATCTTCATGGCCGGCAACGAAACCCCGGAGCCGGCCGATATCCGGCCTATCGCCCGCCCGCGCATCGGGTATGTGGGCGCATTGCAGAGTATCCGGCTGGACATGGAATTACTGCTATACATTGCCGAAACCCGTCCAGGCTGGAACATCGTGCTGGTAGGCCCGGAAGACAATGAATTTCTTCAAAGCAGCCTGCACAAGCTGCCCAATGTAACCTTTACCGGTTCCCGCAGCATCGCCGATCTGCCGGCGTACATCAACGCATTCGACGTATGCTTGAATCCGCAGTTGCTCAACGAGGTCACAATCGGCAACTACCCGCGTAAAATCGACGAATATCTGGCCGTTGGCAAACCGGTCGTAGCTACTGCCACCGACGCCATGAGCGTATTCGCCGGGCATGTGTACCTGGGTAAAAGCAAGGAGGATTATGTGAAGCTGATCGAACGGGCGTTGGCCGAAAATTCGGACGAGCTCGCAGCCGCCCGCCGGTCGTTCGCGAGCTCGCATACCTGGGAGAACAGCGTAGGAGAAATCTACAAGGCGATCAGCAAGGCGGGTGCTTCCCTGTGA
- a CDS encoding beta-1,6-N-acetylglucosaminyltransferase, whose protein sequence is MKIAHLILAHSAPAQLARLIGALEDPDACIFVHLDRKTDLAAFPFLTNGERMTLVADRVNVAWGAYSIVEATVRGFKAIARSGQDFDYVNLLSGADYPVRSGSEISDFFARNHGKNFMEYSPVHQDWQEAIPRITEYHLTNYHFAGKYLAQKWLNRLLHARKMPAGLEPVGRSQWMSLTMDAVRYVLEYLANHPEVVRFFKLTWAPDEMIFQTILYNSPFLPSLVNDNLRYIDWSKGQPSPKILTEEDLERVLASGKLYARKFDLARFPAVLDALDGAIRHRQP, encoded by the coding sequence ATGAAAATAGCCCATCTGATACTCGCGCATTCCGCCCCGGCGCAGCTGGCGAGGCTGATCGGCGCACTGGAAGATCCCGATGCCTGTATTTTTGTACACCTCGACCGCAAAACCGACCTGGCTGCATTCCCTTTCCTGACAAACGGGGAGCGCATGACGCTTGTCGCCGACCGCGTAAATGTGGCCTGGGGCGCTTACAGCATTGTGGAAGCCACGGTACGGGGTTTTAAGGCCATTGCCCGGTCCGGCCAGGATTTCGATTATGTGAATCTCCTCAGCGGGGCGGATTATCCGGTCAGGAGCGGCAGCGAAATCAGTGATTTTTTCGCCCGAAACCATGGAAAGAATTTCATGGAATATTCTCCCGTACATCAGGACTGGCAGGAAGCGATTCCCAGAATTACGGAATACCATCTCACCAATTACCATTTTGCGGGTAAATATCTGGCCCAGAAATGGCTTAACAGGCTGCTTCACGCGCGTAAGATGCCAGCCGGCCTGGAACCTGTGGGGCGGTCGCAATGGATGAGCCTGACGATGGATGCCGTCCGGTACGTTCTGGAATACCTTGCAAACCATCCGGAGGTTGTACGTTTTTTCAAACTCACCTGGGCACCCGACGAGATGATATTTCAAACTATTTTGTATAATTCGCCTTTCCTGCCTTCTCTGGTCAATGATAATTTGCGGTATATTGACTGGTCGAAAGGCCAGCCGAGCCCGAAGATATTGACGGAAGAGGATTTGGAACGGGTCCTGGCGTCGGGGAAACTATATGCGCGGAAATTCGACCTGGCCCGTTTCCCCGCCGTGCTGGATGCCCTCGACGGGGCGATCCGGCACCGCCAACCATAA
- a CDS encoding O-antigen ligase family protein, with translation MKDIRIHIPGKSHERLGGIEKLRVLLDGRLAGLVVLLLISLVFGVLIAYKGIVAGAGILALMIGPPVVYGIVAYPEFGITVLLTLAYLLFFIGRLGIDFPLGTVMDGVQCLLILGFFIHQKRRPDWKVFGGPVSVMILVWIVYNIAQVANPAAESRLAWVYTIRAVAIVMLTYFVFMYQIRSIRFLRFIFKLWLGLALFAALYAYKQEYIGFSAAEDAWLHSEGVEDLLFIAGHWRKFSIFSDPVAFSYNMVASSIICIALLTFVKKTWQKLLLVLMLALFFSSMLFSGTRGAYVLIPAAMVLFVILRINRRVLFFTGIAALFFLFLVFVPTTNSNIVRFQTAFKPNDDISFQVRKNNQKRIRPYILTHPIGGGLGATGAWGQRFAPQSYLANFPPDSGYVRIAVELGWVGLLLFCLLMFFILREGIGNYFLIDNPELKTYCLAMVLVIFAYNIGNYPQEALVQFPSNIYFYLAAAIINITRILDERERQKPVV, from the coding sequence ATGAAAGATATTCGGATACATATTCCCGGAAAGAGTCACGAGCGCCTCGGCGGCATCGAAAAGCTGCGCGTGCTGCTTGACGGCCGGTTGGCGGGGCTGGTTGTGTTGCTGCTCATTTCACTGGTATTCGGCGTGTTAATCGCTTACAAGGGCATAGTGGCCGGTGCGGGCATTCTGGCGCTGATGATCGGGCCGCCGGTTGTGTATGGTATTGTAGCCTATCCCGAATTCGGCATTACCGTATTGCTGACCCTCGCTTATCTGCTGTTTTTCATCGGCCGGCTGGGTATCGACTTCCCGCTCGGAACGGTCATGGACGGAGTACAGTGCCTGCTCATTCTCGGTTTTTTTATACATCAGAAACGACGTCCCGACTGGAAGGTATTCGGCGGGCCGGTCAGCGTGATGATCCTCGTCTGGATCGTGTATAACATTGCCCAGGTCGCCAACCCGGCCGCGGAATCACGGCTGGCGTGGGTGTACACCATCCGGGCTGTGGCGATCGTGATGCTGACCTACTTTGTATTTATGTATCAGATCCGAAGCATCCGGTTCCTGCGGTTTATCTTCAAATTATGGCTTGGTCTGGCGCTGTTTGCGGCATTGTATGCCTACAAGCAGGAATATATCGGTTTTTCGGCAGCCGAAGACGCGTGGCTCCATTCTGAAGGCGTCGAGGATTTGCTCTTTATCGCCGGGCACTGGCGTAAATTCTCCATTTTTTCCGACCCGGTCGCATTTTCCTACAATATGGTGGCAAGCAGCATTATCTGTATTGCGCTGCTGACCTTCGTGAAGAAAACCTGGCAGAAACTATTGCTGGTGCTGATGCTGGCGCTGTTTTTCTCGTCGATGCTTTTTTCCGGCACGCGGGGCGCCTATGTGCTTATCCCGGCAGCGATGGTACTTTTTGTGATCCTTCGCATTAACCGACGCGTTTTGTTTTTTACCGGTATAGCGGCGCTGTTCTTTTTGTTCCTCGTTTTTGTACCCACCACCAATTCCAACATTGTAAGGTTCCAGACCGCCTTTAAACCGAACGACGACATTTCGTTCCAGGTGCGGAAAAACAACCAGAAGCGCATTCGACCCTACATTCTCACACATCCGATCGGCGGCGGGCTGGGGGCGACAGGGGCCTGGGGACAACGGTTTGCGCCTCAATCCTACCTGGCTAATTTCCCGCCGGACAGCGGTTATGTCCGCATTGCGGTCGAGCTGGGGTGGGTGGGGCTGCTCCTGTTCTGCCTGCTTATGTTCTTTATTCTGAGGGAAGGTATCGGCAACTATTTCCTGATCGATAACCCCGAGCTGAAAACCTATTGCCTTGCGATGGTTTTAGTGATATTTGCTTATAATATAGGTAATTACCCGCAAGAGGCGCTGGTGCAGTTCCCTTCGAATATTTACTTCTATCTGGCCGCCGCGATTATCAACATTACCCGCATCCTGGACGAACGGGAGCGGCAGAAGCCTGTGGTATGA
- a CDS encoding glycosyltransferase: MKILEWTGWAIQLMVGYNLVFPVFLLLLYGLRKTAGPRHTCQATAGMPDYGIIVTAYEYTAQLPAVVASLLRLDYDRYHIYVVADKCDISNLNFQDDKVLLLRPDKVLGSNTRSHFYAIRRFVRPHTHLTIIDSDNLADPGYLNELNVYFNRGYEAVQGVREAKNLDTTYACLDAARDIYYHFYDGKVLFGAGSSATLAGSGMAFTTALYESVLGPLDVTGAGFDKVLQKGIVSRGYRIAFAEKAIIYDEKTTGSDQLVKQRARWLNTWFRYFGYGFKLFFKGIIRFDLNRTLFGLVLLRPPLFLFLLLSMFFMMANLLISPIVSLIWLAALMIFVMGFYISLKSSPTDPRIYQSLVNIPRFMFYQLTALMNVRRANRISVATRGENESTGD, encoded by the coding sequence ATGAAAATCTTGGAATGGACAGGATGGGCGATCCAGCTCATGGTCGGGTACAATCTCGTGTTCCCGGTGTTTTTATTGCTGCTTTATGGTTTAAGGAAAACGGCGGGACCGCGGCATACGTGCCAGGCAACGGCCGGTATGCCCGATTACGGCATTATCGTGACGGCCTATGAATACACTGCGCAGCTGCCTGCGGTTGTCGCTTCGCTGCTCCGGCTGGATTACGACCGTTACCATATTTACGTGGTCGCCGACAAATGCGATATCAGCAACCTGAATTTTCAGGATGATAAAGTGCTTTTGTTGCGCCCCGACAAGGTTTTGGGCAGTAATACCCGCTCGCATTTCTACGCAATACGCCGCTTTGTGCGCCCGCACACGCACCTGACCATCATCGATAGCGATAATCTCGCCGATCCGGGCTACCTGAACGAGCTGAATGTGTATTTCAACAGGGGGTACGAAGCTGTACAGGGCGTTCGCGAAGCGAAAAACCTGGACACGACTTATGCCTGCCTCGACGCGGCGCGCGACATCTATTACCATTTCTACGACGGCAAAGTATTGTTCGGGGCCGGTTCTTCAGCCACGCTGGCCGGTTCGGGGATGGCGTTCACGACGGCATTGTATGAAAGCGTGCTCGGGCCCCTGGACGTAACCGGCGCGGGTTTCGACAAGGTGCTGCAGAAAGGCATCGTAAGCCGCGGTTACCGCATTGCATTTGCCGAAAAAGCTATTATTTACGACGAGAAAACCACCGGTTCCGACCAGCTCGTGAAGCAGCGGGCAAGATGGCTCAACACGTGGTTCCGGTATTTCGGATACGGTTTCAAACTGTTTTTCAAAGGCATAATACGCTTCGACTTAAACCGGACGCTGTTCGGATTGGTGTTACTGCGGCCACCGTTGTTCCTGTTTCTGCTGCTTTCGATGTTTTTTATGATGGCCAACCTGCTGATCTCGCCGATCGTATCGCTGATCTGGCTGGCTGCACTCATGATATTCGTGATGGGATTTTACATTTCGCTGAAAAGCTCGCCTACCGACCCGAGGATTTACCAATCGCTGGTGAATATTCCCAGGTTCATGTTTTATCAGCTTACCGCGCTGATGAACGTGCGGCGGGCCAACAGGATTTCGGTGGCTACCCGCGGGGAAAACGAAAGTACCGGCGATTAA